The Megalobrama amblycephala isolate DHTTF-2021 linkage group LG10, ASM1881202v1, whole genome shotgun sequence DNA segment cagagaagcaaaaaacaaaaataaataattatttatacatttatttccttatttatgtttatatttattttttccacatttattatttttttcttttatctatttaaagataaaagaatagaaagtggggggaaaatcacattatgaaatacatgtttttctccaaaacacgttggccacaattattggcacccttttattcaatactttttgcaacctccttttgccaagaaaacagctctgagtcttcttctataatgcctgatgagtttggagaacacctgacaagagatcagagaccattccttcatgcagaatctctccagatccttcagattcccagctccatgttggtgctgcttctcttcagttcacttcactcattttctttagggttcaggtcaggggactgggatggccatggcagaagcttcattttgtgctcagtgacacatttttgtgttggttttgatgtttgttttggatcattgtcccgatggaagatccaaccatggcccattgttggatttctagcagaagtggtcaggttttgatttttttatctgttagtatttgatagaattcatgataccatgtatctgaaaaataggcccacaacattaaagatccagcagtatatttaaccgtgggcatgaggtactttttttccctgtgtgcaccaaatccatctggtgggtttgctgccaaaaagctcttttttttgtttcatctgaccatagaagctcgtcccgtttgaagttccagtcgtgtctgacagctgaatatactggagattgtttctagatgagagcagaggatttttctagaaaccctcccaaacaacttgtggtgatgtaggtgctgtttgatcttttttttttggctttctgagactcaagactcaactaatctctgcaattctccaactgtgatccttggagagtctttgttcactcaaactttcctcttcaccacgcattaggacgatttagacacatgtcctcttccaggcagatttgtaacatctttagttaattattttacttaattattgccctgatggtggaaatggggatttttaaatgctttagcTGTTTTCTTatagccattttctattttgtgaagctcaacaatttttttgctgcacatcagaactatattctttggttttactcaatatgatgaatgattacgggaatttggcctttgtgtttcctcatgtttatgctcctgtggaacaggaagtcatggctggacaatttcatgttcatgatcaccctggtgttctaaaaaaaatgtaaatgggaatatacttcagagatattttactcaaaaATTCTAGGgttgccaataattgtggccaaggTGTTTTGGAGTTTTGCGTAGACAAAAGGATAATTTCTCTcctcaaaaggataaacaatgcagatttatttttatagtcatctttgatcatatttaccaagggtgccaataattttgaccaccactgtatgtatttttacatttctttgtccATATGGTAATGAGGAGGGCGTGGTTTACCTCAGACATATCAATCGAGCTCAGAGTAGGCGAGAGCGAAGCGTTGAGGTCACTATGTCACCTCGTGATGTGCCCGAAATACAAGTGTATCCTACTGATGTTGATACTGGAATGAATGATTGGGTAGTATGGCCAAAATCTTCTATCACGGGTTAAGTCATATAATCACCCTAACTGTAGGCCTACGGTGTAACATGGATAGGCTACTCTTTATTCCGGACATGGCCGTAGAACATAGTCTGGTCTGGATTTGTAAAATGTCCTGCGCTGGCAAACATGAACAGCAAAATCTTCAAAGATCTGATAACAGGGACTCTGAAGTGAAAACGCTTGTTATTTCTCATTAttaatcatttgaatgaatgggCTTGCATTTGATTGAGATTCGGGCACCGGTCAGAACACGGAAAGGAACCAGCACATATAGGCTACAGTGAAGTCTACGCAAGCACATTGATTAATGCATTTGAAACAAGACCACAAATTCACTTCACATTCATATTTCCTACTTTTACATGCACAACATGTGACAAATGCTTAAAATACTACTCATATTTCAAAGATCCAAAATAGAACAAAATAGCACacgcttttttttttggcagctgACTTGACCGTGTATTTTCAAACTGCGGCTTGCTTGATCGCAGTTACAAATTGCGGTATGCAGGCGAGAACATGGGAGGTGAATGGCTATACAATTCCCCAACTGTAGTCACACAGAAATATAcaacaaatgtttaattttcataaagccagggaaaaacaaaacaaaatgcatccCTCGTATTTGCAGGTGCATACAGTTATTATAAGACTACACAAAGTGCTCACACAAATACATTGTCATCATCAGTTATTAACTGACAGTCTATTTTGGCATAAGCTCTTTGGTCGTCAGCAAATTCATcatctcttcctcctcctcttcatcgTCTTCGTCATCAGATGGAGGTGGACTCTTGGAATGAGAAAGCAAATCTGCAGCTCCACCTACTACAGCACCTGCTGCTCCACCCACAGATGCCACGACTGCTGCCGCACCTGCAGAAAGTCCAGCAGCACCTGACCAGGGACAACATTAAAAGGAGGAGACAATCTTTAAATCACCAAAAGACATTAATATGTTCTTGAATGTTTATAGAAAGACTATTACAATTTccttttaaacttttaataaaaaaatacctgCCGACTGGAGGAGCGCGACCAAACTTCCTGCAGCCACACCGCCCCCGTTGGCGATGGCTGCTGATGACATCATGCTGGCAGCCATAGAACCTGCTGCTATACCAGCGGAGGTGAATCCAGCCATGGTGAGCGCCACCGGAGCCAATGCAACTGCTCCAACTAATGAATGGAAACAGCACTAACTATCTTCTGTACAACTGATATGGTTTCATTTGAAGAAACAGTCCTCAGAACAACTTTACCTGCCCCAGCTGTGACCCCAATTATGGTGAACAGTCCTGAAAAAGAATAAACGAATTTGTTTACAGTCAAGTCTGTACATTCCCTGAATTATATATGAATTCTATATGAGTTTAGAGCGATAGGCTGGATATTACTAAATAATATCTACCTAGTAAAAGGTCTAACTGCATCTTTTTGCTGATGTACGAAGTTATAGTCTACTATAAAATGTACAATGTCAGTTATTTTATAACATAGTCCTTTTAGGAAAATCTTATTATAAGATTTCTTATTTGCTTAAAATGGATAGTTCCAGTCCTTGATTcgttcattttttctttaataaCAAGAACGAGTGGTATACATACAAAGATTGACTTCCATAAAaccagagccatagagagaggCTACAAGGTtctacataaaacaaaacacaaatagACAAcggtccttgattctgattggttgagtcgCGTTCGAAGCCGTTGTAAAATAATAGCCTATAcgctacaaaaatacattacaaatgCGCATGggctaatattaaaataaatatttttatggactaatattttctgtttagcATTGTGCCTAACGGttttaaattcactgtaaaccacggcttcttgctttattaaaggggacctataaagcccctttcacaagatgtaatataagtctctggtgtccccagaatgtgtctgtgaagtttcagctcaaaataccccacagatcatttattatagcttgtcaaatttgcccctatttgggtgagcaaaaacacgcaatttttgtgtgtgtccctttaaatgcaaatgagctgctgcttccaGCCGCTTTCCActtttaacagctcgcgcttcagttgctcaacaaagttggagaatctcacgcagcgaAAATGAagattgtcagtaatggtgttcagccatTCACACGGGGCATCAGTGTCAACGCTTGACGGAGGACATGTCTGAAGCTTGTGCTGACATGACCATTATAgtgataacagccaatcacattactgtCCGGTGTTGCACGAACGCAATCGGCTAGCGACTACTCTAGGGTATTTGCATAGGGGGATCTGATTGGATGACGCCTGCGTTGGcacttgaaaagttgagaaatcttcaacttctgccaTTTGCAACTCGAGTGAAGCGACGCGatggaacccacaattcagttcggcaactCATGAcatcacccattcaaagtaattGAGAAGCGTTAATGCCGGCGCCCCATGTGAATGCAGCGTTAGAtagttcaaaccggagtcagacaatgatggagagactgaAGACGCTCGTTTGTTTTAGTCCTTGaacagaattctttaaaagaaaatagttcCCTTTGtgtgttgtaactttgcagatgttgtttatgctctaacagcaacaataaataaaaaaataataaaaaaatcagtcaaccacccctttaaaccGTAAAGGCATCTTGTTACTAactatataaacaatatattttctacttttcaaatattaacCACGTTTGAACATTAAAATTATGAAACTTATGAAGCTTATTTTGCAACGATTTTTGCAGAGTAAATAGTACTTTATACAATAATAGCAAATTTCTcctaaaatatcaaatatatgaATAATGTTAAGATTGAACATATATGTAGTTTATTTTTAACTGTTAGGCTACATTTGTACATTAGCCTAACATCCATTACTATCAATATGTATTTCTGTAAAATGTAAACGAATGTGAAAGGTACTGCTAAATGAGTTTACCCCCTGACACTTGCATAACATCTCATAAAAGCAAAGTTTGTGCTACTTACCACGTTTCATGATTTAGAAGATCGTAGCACAAGAGTTTGTACCACCGCTATATAATGCTGCAGACGGAATGACGTAAGAAAACCGAAACTGCTCACAGCTGTTCAGTTGGTTGCTacttcttttactgtctatggttgCTACCGTTTCCCCTTCGGCGCGCATGCGCAACATCAAGACAAAACTCATGATTACGCGTAATTTCCGTTGATCGGATTGTGTAGCCTACTTTTTCATCGCGTGTGTCAGTTTTTAGTGTTACCTATTCTCCATCaccataaaatacatttcacgCTGTTTGTTAGATAATTTGCAATTACATACAGGCTTTTTATTTATAGAATATGTTGTTATAATTTAAAGAATCTTTTtacactataaagaaccttttgtccaatggaaagtttccatggatgttaaaggttcttcatggaaccacagATGCCAGTAAAGAAccatttgtttttactgtagccTACCCTTCTGGTCAACTTCAAAACTTTGCACTGAAACTTTATTTTCTCCATGATTAATGACGTGTTTTTGCTAATAAGCAAGTCACGGGTAATAAAATATCTGTAAAATAATTGTCAATAAAAGCAtgcaaattttatttttcacattgaTGTATATAGGGACAGGAATTTAATatgttaattcattttaaagtagGCTAGTACATTTACACATTCTATGACAAACTACTGAATATTAGTAATTCTGAACTTGATGACAGGATGTAAAAGTGCTTTTAGAAAGCAAACTTAAATTCATACATATAATACTCTACAATTAGACCAGA contains these protein-coding regions:
- the LOC125277331 gene encoding interferon alpha-inducible protein 27-like protein 2A: MKRGLFTIIGVTAGAVGAVALAPVALTMAGFTSAGIAAGSMAASMMSSAAIANGGGVAAGSLVALLQSAGAAGLSAGAAAVVASVGGAAGAVVGGAADLLSHSKSPPPSDDEDDEEEEEEMMNLLTTKELMPK